GCGCAGCTGTTCCTGAAGTACAACCTCGGCCATCCCGCGGTCACCGCGGTGCTGCCCGGGACCACGCGGGTGTCGAATCTCGAGGACAACCTCGGCGCCGGCCGCGGCGCATTGCCTGACGCGGCGCAGCGCCGTCGCATCGAAGTGTTCTGGGACGCGCTGCCGGAGTAGTCCGCGCCAGCCGCAGCTCAGCCGCTGCGCGCAGGATGTCGCAGCACCTGCCCCGCAGTGGCGGTGCGCTCGCCCTGTTCGAACACCGGCACGCCGGCGAGCACCACCAGGTCGAAGCCTTCCGCGTGTGCGAACGGATCGACGTAATCCGAACGCGCACGCACGCGGGCAGGATCGAACAGCACCAGGTCGGCGATCGCGCCAACGCGCACGCTGCCGCGGTCGGGCAATCGCAGGATCGACGCCGGCAGTGCGGTGGCCTTGCGCACGGCTTCTTCCAGTGGCACCACGCCGGCCACGGACTGCTCGATCCAGCGCGCGAAGGTGCCGGTCGCACGCGGATGACGCATGCCCGGGCCGCCGTCACTGGCGATGGCCACGTGCGGGTCCTGCAGCAGCCGCGCCTGCAGGGCCCCGTCCATGACGAAGTGCGCCGCACTGCCGCCGCCGGGGCCGATCTCCAGCAGGGCGTCGGCGAATGCCAGCTGCATCGCCGCGGCCACCTGCGCCAGCGTGCGCCCTGCATGCGGGCCGCTGCCGAACAGCAGCGCGTCGGGACCGCCACGGCGGGTCATGCGCTGTTCGAGCGCGGCGCGCAGTTCGTCGCGCCGCGTCGCCAGCACCTGCGCATAGTCGTGCGGCGGCAGCGCCCAGTCGGGGAACAGGATGCCGACACCGGTGTAGCTGGCGACGTAGGGATAGGCGTCGGCGGTCAGTTCGACGCCCGCGCGGCGCTGCGTATCGAGCGCAGCCAGCAACCGCTGCGCACGCGATTCGCCGTGGCCGTAGACGACCTTGAGGTGCGACACATGGGTCCGCGCCGGCCGGCTGGCCTCGATATGTTCGCGCAACGAGGCCTCCACCCGGTCGTCGTCTTCCGACCGCATGTGGCTCATCGCCACGCCGTCACGCGCGGCCACGACGCTGGCGAGCGCGGAGAGCTCCGCCGCGCCGGCGTACATGCCGGGCACGTATTCCAGGCCGGTGGACATGCCGAATGCGCCCGCTTCGAGGTCGGCGACCAGCAGCGCGCGCATCCGTGCGATGTCGGCCTCGCCGGGATCGCGCGTGTCGTCGGCGATACCGGCCTGCCGGCGCAGCGTGCCGTGGCCGGCGAGTGCCGCCACATTGATATCCGGACCGGCCTGCTCGACCGCCTCGAGCCAGCCCCGCAGACCACCTGCCGCCGCCGCACCGGCCGGGCTGCTGCCGTCCTGCCCGAGCACCACGGTGGTGACGCCCATCGCGAGGTAGCTGGCATACGAGGCATCGAGCGGGTCGCCATGCACGTGCAGGTCGATGAAGCCGGGCGCGAGCACGCGGCCACCGCCCTCCACCACCCGCGCACCGCGCGGTGCACGCGCGCCTGCGCGACCGATCACGGCGATGCGCCCGTCCTGCACCAGCACGTCGGCGGCGCGTGCCGGCGCACCGGTGCCGTCGACCAGGCG
This portion of the Luteimonas yindakuii genome encodes:
- a CDS encoding N-acyl-D-amino-acid deacylase family protein encodes the protein MAGSGWSRREVLAAFGAAGACALLPAARAGAPPALLLRDVRLVDGTGAPARAADVLVQDGRIAVIGRAGARAPRGARVVEGGGRVLAPGFIDLHVHGDPLDASYASYLAMGVTTVVLGQDGSSPAGAAAAGGLRGWLEAVEQAGPDINVAALAGHGTLRRQAGIADDTRDPGEADIARMRALLVADLEAGAFGMSTGLEYVPGMYAGAAELSALASVVAARDGVAMSHMRSEDDDRVEASLREHIEASRPARTHVSHLKVVYGHGESRAQRLLAALDTQRRAGVELTADAYPYVASYTGVGILFPDWALPPHDYAQVLATRRDELRAALEQRMTRRGGPDALLFGSGPHAGRTLAQVAAAMQLAFADALLEIGPGGGSAAHFVMDGALQARLLQDPHVAIASDGGPGMRHPRATGTFARWIEQSVAGVVPLEEAVRKATALPASILRLPDRGSVRVGAIADLVLFDPARVRARSDYVDPFAHAEGFDLVVLAGVPVFEQGERTATAGQVLRHPARSG